From the genome of Petrotoga sibirica DSM 13575:
GCCTTCTAATATGGGATATTTGATTTTCAATAAGTCCGTAACCCTATTTTTTACTGGTTCCAATTCAGCACCTCCATCTTCAACTCTTTTTGATACCTACCATTATCTCTGCTTGTGCACATATTTGCCCTTCAACAGTAGCTATTCCTTTTAATTTGAACATGTTTGCTTTCTTCTGTAGAATTTCTAAATCGTATATCAATTTATCTCCAGGTCTTACTTCCTTTTTAAATCGAGCCTTATCTATACCTGTAAACAAAGGAATTACATTCTCATCCGTATCTTTTAGAAGCAATAATCCAGCGGTTTGAGCCATACCCTCAACAATAAGTACTCCTGGCATTATGGGATAATTTGGGAAATGACCTTGAAAAAAAGGTTCGTTAATACTTACATTTTTAAAAGCCTTGATCTTTTCCTCATTTAACTCTAATAACCCATCAACAAGCAGAAAAGGGTAGCGATGGGGCAATATTTTCATTATTTCCTCGACATTCATAATTTTCACTCCCACGTGGTTACTATTCCACCGGAATCAGGTCCTAAATGCATTCCTATTATTATATCCATTGGCTCAAAGATTATCTTTTCCCTTGGAACTCCCAATTTAACTAATTCATCTAATAAATCGCCGCCTAATTTCAAGCTTCCCGTATGTTCAACGGTTATATTTTTTAACTCTCCTTTGCCTTTTTCTTCCATTGCCAACGAGGTGAGCTCTTTAATTATTTTATTGTATCCTCTGATTCTTTTAACGGGAAGTATTTCACCATTCTCCAGTTTTAACAATGGCTTAATGTTTAACATGCTTCCCACAAAGGCAGTTGCTTTCCCTATTCTTCCACCTTTTGCAAGATAATTTAAACTTCCAACGGTAAAGTATACATTCACTTTTTCTTGAAAATGTTCAACGAAACTCTTCAACTCTTCTACATTATAATCTCCTGAGTCTATAAGTTTTTTTAATTCTAGTACTAAATAACCCAAACCCCATGTGGCTTCATAACTTTCTACTATATGGATTCTTTTTTCATCTACTTCCTTAGCAGCTATCCTAGCAGAATTATAAGTTCCACTCAGTTTTCCTGAAAGATGGACAGATATTAACTCATCGTAATCTTTCAACATTTGTTTATAGACCTCTTCAAAATCTTGAGGCGTGGGTTGTGAAGTGGCAGGTATATAGTCAGATGTTATTAAAAACTCATAGAAGTCGTCTGTATCAATGTCCACAGCCCTTTCAAACTTACCTTTCCACTTTACATACAATGAAACGTAGCCTATCCCCATTTCTTCTAATTGCTTTGGATCGATGTCACATGTATTATCGGTTACTATTCCTATTTTAGGCATAATTGTACCCCCCTTTTATGATTTAACAAAAATTAAAGATGCATTGTGTCCCCCAAAACCAAAGGAGTTCTTTAAAACTACATTTACTTCAGCGTCTTGAGTCTTTCTTGGGATATTGAGTGTTTTCATCTCTTCATCGGACTCTTCTAAATTTGGCATTCCATGAACAAAATGATTATGACTTTCTATAACTGAAGCTATTAATTCAATTGCACCAGCAGCTCCCAAAGTATGTCCTATTAAAGTTTTAGTTGATTGTAAATATGGTTTATCAGCGAATTCACCGAATATTTTTTTAATAGCTTTCACCTCCGAATTATCACCAACAGGAGTACTTGTGGCATGACAATTTATAAGATTCACTTCTGAAGGATCCAATTCAGCCATTTTTAGGGCGTTCTTCATTGCCCTTGCAGCACCTTCACCTTCTGGATCAGATTGACTAATATGGTAAGCATCTCCTGTCATTCCATATCCCGCTATATATCCATAAATTTTGGCTCCTCTTGCCTTTGCATGTTCTTCTGATTCTAAAACTAATATCCCAGCTCCCTCTCCCATCACAAATCCATCTCTATCTTTATCAAAAGGTCTTGATGCTTTTTTAGGTTCATCATTTCTTTGAGAAAGAGCCATCATATTAGCAAAAGCCGCTATAGGCATAGGATCAATAACCGCTTCAGAACCTCCAGTTATGGCCACATCAACTTCTCCACTCCTTATCAACATCACAGAACTTATTATTGAGTGGACAGCTGAAGCACAGGCACTAACCGTTGTGAAATTTGGTCCCTTTAATTTATGCCTTATAGAAACAACTCCACTTGCCATATCAGCAATCATCATTGGAATTAAAAAAGGGCTAACATACTTTGGACCTTTTTTGTTCATGACTCCAAACTCGCGATACAACGTTCTAAAACCACCAATTCCAGAACCTATTATTACCGCAGCATTTTCTCTCCAATCTTGATCTTGTGACAACCCGGCGTCTTCAATAGCTTCATCTGAGGCAGCAATAGCTAATTGCAAAAACCTATCATAACGTTTGGCTGTTTTTCTATCCATATACTCTTGAGGATCAAAATCTTTTATTTCAGCCGCTATCTTAACTTTATGATCTGAGGTATCAAACTGAGTTATTTTATCTATACCGTTTTTCATTTCTTTTAAACCTTCTAAAAATTCTTCTGTGTTTTTTGCTATCGAGTTTATAGTTCCCATTCCAGTTATTACGACTTTATGCATCCACATACCTCCTGACTGTTATTTTATGAATTTGTTAAGGCTATCTTGATAGATGTAAGATTATAAAGAAGAAGCCAACATTTTTTTTGTTACTTCTATATAATACTCATATATTTGCAGAGGTTTTAACCCCGTCCATTTTTCATACAACGTTTCTCGAAGGCTTACTTGCTGAACCATTCCAGTTATCTCACTCCATAAAACCATTGCGATCTTTAAAGGTTCTAATCTTTCATCTATTGAACCATCTTTTATTCCTTCTTCAACGGAGCTAACTAATAGCCGAAAAATCTCTTCACTCTTTTCATATGCCTTCTTTACATGAGGATCTTTATCGCCGAAATGAACTTCCAAGGTTTCATAATTCAGTATCAATTTATAATAATCAACGTATTCAAGACTGAAAGATACGTATGTTTCTCCCATTGATACAACCTTTTCAAAACCGTTTTTACAAGAAGAAAATTTTTTAATAATCGATGCGAGCAAAGCGGATAATGCTCTTTCAACAGAAGTAAAATATAGATCTTTTTTGCTTGAAAAGTACAAATACAACGTCCCCTTTGCAAGATTAGCTCTCTTTGCAATTTCGGTCATTGTAGCTTTCTCATAACCTTTTTCCACAAAAATTTTTTCTGCTACATTCATTATTAAATTCAACTTTCCCTCTTTATTTTTCTTTTCCAAACTATTTCCCCTCATATTTTTACCTTCTAATAAAATAAAAATGACCAAAGGTCATCACTTTCATAAGATTATACCACAACCAAAAATGTATTTCAAGTTTTCGCATTAGATCATATTACATGTCCGCGAAAAAGATTGGTTAGATTATAATTCGATGTCTTTGAGGGGGTAACCCCCCTCAAACTCTCCGAAAACAAAAATCTTTTAAAAAAAGAGATATCTGCTTCAAGAAAGAGATACTAAGAAGAATTCAAAAAAAGAAAAGAGAACCAAAGAAGTATAGATTCTCTTTCAAATAGTGCTGGTAGAAAAAATTGAATATGAACAAAGGATTAAATCATATGGTTTCATTCTGAAAAACACAAAATATATCACGATTGATATTCGATGGGAAAAGAACAACCAAGTATAAGATACAGTTCAAAGGTGCAAGCAACACTTAAACTTATTCCAATCTGAAACATATATTAGAGGATACTAATTTCATTCCTCTTTTTTGTTAGTAATTAAATTATATTTCTTTTCTAACGTATTAATTTCACATTCCATAAGGAAACAATAATAAGCTAAATTACCCTTTGCATTTAGAAGAGAAGAGTAAATCATTAAATAATCTGATATGAGT
Proteins encoded in this window:
- the fabZ gene encoding 3-hydroxyacyl-ACP dehydratase FabZ → MNVEEIMKILPHRYPFLLVDGLLELNEEKIKAFKNVSINEPFFQGHFPNYPIMPGVLIVEGMAQTAGLLLLKDTDENVIPLFTGIDKARFKKEVRPGDKLIYDLEILQKKANMFKLKGIATVEGQICAQAEIMVGIKKS
- a CDS encoding DegV family protein → MPKIGIVTDNTCDIDPKQLEEMGIGYVSLYVKWKGKFERAVDIDTDDFYEFLITSDYIPATSQPTPQDFEEVYKQMLKDYDELISVHLSGKLSGTYNSARIAAKEVDEKRIHIVESYEATWGLGYLVLELKKLIDSGDYNVEELKSFVEHFQEKVNVYFTVGSLNYLAKGGRIGKATAFVGSMLNIKPLLKLENGEILPVKRIRGYNKIIKELTSLAMEEKGKGELKNITVEHTGSLKLGGDLLDELVKLGVPREKIIFEPMDIIIGMHLGPDSGGIVTTWE
- the fabF gene encoding beta-ketoacyl-ACP synthase II; its protein translation is MHKVVITGMGTINSIAKNTEEFLEGLKEMKNGIDKITQFDTSDHKVKIAAEIKDFDPQEYMDRKTAKRYDRFLQLAIAASDEAIEDAGLSQDQDWRENAAVIIGSGIGGFRTLYREFGVMNKKGPKYVSPFLIPMMIADMASGVVSIRHKLKGPNFTTVSACASAVHSIISSVMLIRSGEVDVAITGGSEAVIDPMPIAAFANMMALSQRNDEPKKASRPFDKDRDGFVMGEGAGILVLESEEHAKARGAKIYGYIAGYGMTGDAYHISQSDPEGEGAARAMKNALKMAELDPSEVNLINCHATSTPVGDNSEVKAIKKIFGEFADKPYLQSTKTLIGHTLGAAGAIELIASVIESHNHFVHGMPNLEESDEEMKTLNIPRKTQDAEVNVVLKNSFGFGGHNASLIFVKS
- a CDS encoding TetR/AcrR family transcriptional regulator — encoded protein: MRGNSLEKKNKEGKLNLIMNVAEKIFVEKGYEKATMTEIAKRANLAKGTLYLYFSSKKDLYFTSVERALSALLASIIKKFSSCKNGFEKVVSMGETYVSFSLEYVDYYKLILNYETLEVHFGDKDPHVKKAYEKSEEIFRLLVSSVEEGIKDGSIDERLEPLKIAMVLWSEITGMVQQVSLRETLYEKWTGLKPLQIYEYYIEVTKKMLASSL